In Papaver somniferum cultivar HN1 chromosome 1, ASM357369v1, whole genome shotgun sequence, a genomic segment contains:
- the LOC113281335 gene encoding dirigent protein 2-like, with product MVLSMSNSQAHQEGNWGDETVPYTMGLEMMTKLRFYFHDIVVGDNPTAVRIAEAPGTNSSPTFFGALVMIDDPLTEGPDINSRLVGRAQGFYGLSGMNEISLIMGMSLVFTANQKFNGSTISVFSQNPVTHTEREFAIVGGTGYFQFARGFISVRTYNGTGPNPIVEYNCTIVHPRKMSFY from the coding sequence ATGGTTTTATCCATGTCTAACTCACAAGCTCATCAGGAGGGTAATTGGGGGGACGAAACGGTTCCATACACAATGGGTCTGGAGATGATGACAAAGTTACGCTTTTACTTCCACGATATTGTCGTCGGAGATAACCCAACGGCTGTTAGGATAGCGGAGGCACCAGGAACGAATTCTTCTCCTACGTTTTTCGGGGCATTGGTGATGATAGATGATCCATTAACTGAAGGACCCGACATAAACTCTAGACTGGTGGGTCGAGCTCAAGGTTTTTATGGATTATCCGGAATGAACGAAATATCTTTGATTATGGGAATGAGTCTAGTTTTTACTGCCAATCAGAAGTTCAACGGGTCTACTATTAGTGTTTTTAGCCAAAATCCTGTTACCCATACAGAACGAGAATTCGCAATTGTTGGTGGTACAGGGTATTTTCAGTTTGCTCGTGGGTTTATAAGTGTTAGAACTTATAACGGTACTGGTCCAAATCCTATCGTCGAGTATAATTGTACTATCGTTCACCCAAGGAAAATGTCGTTCTATTAG
- the LOC113282745 gene encoding dirigent protein 1-like: MGAMKFFSFLAVAMVLSLAHIQAQQGNWGDETVPYTMGPEKITKLRFYFHDIVTGNNPTAVQIAQATGTNSSSTLFGALFMIDDPLTEGPDPDSRLVGRAQGFYGSAGQNEAALILGMSLVFTGNEKFNGSTISVLSRNPVTHTEREFAIVGGTGYFQFARGFISAKTYSLVGPNAVVEYNCTIVHPSSVSESGKSNSSPGKSDSNSGSQISLGSNLVFVSVIAYVTIILSL, encoded by the coding sequence ATGGGTGCTATGAAGTTTTTCTCATTTCTTGCTGTTGCGATGGTTTTATCGCTTGCCCATATACAAGCTCAACAAGGTAATTGGGGGGACGAAACAGTTCCATACACAATGGGTCCGGAGAAGATAACAAAGTTGCGCTTTTACTTCCACGATATTGTCACCGGCAACAATCCAACCGCGGTTCAGATAGCTCAGGCAACAGGAACAAACTCTTCTTCTACACTGTTTGGAGCCTTGTTTATGATAGATGACCCTTTGACTGAAGGTCCCGACCCCGATTCTAGACTGGTCGGCCGAGCTCAAGGTTTTTATGGATCAGCTGGACAGAACGAAGCAGCTTTGATCTTGGGAATGAGTCTAGTTTTTACTGGAAATGAGAAGTTTAACGGGTCAACCATTAGCGTGTTGAGCCGAAATCCTGTCACCCATACAGAACGGGAATTCGCGATTGTTGGTGGAACCGGATATTTTCAGTTTGCTCGCGGGTTTATTAGTGCTAAGACCTATAGCCTCGTCGGGCCAAATGCTGTTGTCGAGTACAATTGTACTATCGTTCACCCAAGCTCGGTTTCAGAGTCGGGCAAATCAAATTCTAGCCCAGGCAAATCGGATTCCAACTCAGGGTCCCAAATCTCTTTAGGGTCCAATCTTGTATTTGTTTCGGTTATTGCGTATGTAACTATAATTTTATCTCTATAG